The Quercus robur chromosome 3, dhQueRobu3.1, whole genome shotgun sequence DNA segment TGTTAATCCAGTCTAGAATTTGATTTGGTGTAGGCTTTGGATCATTAGATCCTTCCTATAACTAAATAATTATAGGTCGAACCGTaagctcatatatatatatatatatatagaatagatttttacactattttataaataaataaaaaaaatcaaaatattaacaactgataaatcaatttaaaagaataaaacaattttatatacgataatcaatataaaatatagataTAGTAAATCTAATACCAATTATTGAGCTCTTTTTGttcaagataaaataaataaataaataaataaaaatagagaaagtcCATGTATGAATCAatggtcaaataaaaaaaataaaaaaacacacataattAGTTGTAAAGGACCAAAAAAAGTTATAAAGGAAATTGGATTTAGcttaatacaaaaataaagcaaaagatGCAACCATAAGagaaatattaatatatatcaaGAAAGTACATGAAGGATGAAATCAGAAGAATTCAGTTAAgttaatattttatgaaaaaagttcGCAATGATCAACACTAGGATTATTTATATAGGTTTGCATACTATATAGCCTGACCTAGTTTAATGCGTGGCAAACGTATGCTACCTATAGCACTAATATACTTAAGCTTTTTAATCATCATTCCAGTATTTTCACTCAACTTTTAGTTCAGATCTTAATGTGTGTTTGATTGCTTAGTTACTTTGTTCAAATCTCTTAACTGTCTACCCTTATTTCCCAGTGTTTCCCCTACGTTTTCACTGTATTTCTCCCAGTGTTTCCCATGTGCTTTCATTGTGTTTCTCCTGGTGTTTACCAACCAACCCTCTTGTTTGCCTTCTCCTCCCTTTTATGGTCTCTCATTAACGGGgcactcatcattatcatttcacCACTTCACACGCATTTTCACTTTTGCCAGAATCACAAGGAATCATTATGCCTTATGAGGATTCTCTTGAAACTTGTTTTAGACGCCAAATAGCGTTCGGTAGCAAGTTTCCCAAAGGCACTAACAACGCTCAGTTACCGACCTGAATTTGACCGTCCCCTTATCAGCTTCCCCCTGACTTATTAGTTAGTATTGGGCTTAACCTAGCCCGAACACAATAGAGTTCCCCCTAACGCTAATCCTTAAACCTATGAACATTTATTAGTGGACTGATTCTATCCTCACAGTGTTTGGCCTTAGTCACATGGGCCATTCTTGGTCACCTTCTTGGTCACCCAAGCCCAAGCCCCTACAAGATACTATGGCTGTACGTTCTCGGTGGTGTTGTCAACTTTGCTCTCCTTAGCTATATGCAATCATTGTAACTCTGCTCTCCTCTACATGGCCCGACTTGCAGTTCCAGCAATTATCATTCGCCTTTCTCTCgctccatttttcttttctttatcatcATTTCAGAGTCTCTCTGGCTTTATTACTCTCATTTCAATATTCTTAGTTTTTACTTTATTTCTCTCATTAGTCCTTTttgctttttcattttgttaataaaagaaaattatataaatttatatatttaatttgattttttttaattaaatttttttatgatttaagtTTTTCAATGACTACCATACTAAAAATTCTTATCTAACCTCACAATTGATTATTAGGAATGCATAAATTTGTTTGACTAGCTGAATAGCAAGAGGAAAATTGGGTTTCCTTACTTTGGGTGTCATGaagttaaatatatattaagcaTAAATGCATGTCGGCATGTGTTTCGTGGGTTTCCCACCACCAGACTAGCCTCTATAAGTTTTGGTTATCAcgtaaattaaataaaaggatTTCTGTTCATCAGTGGCCCCCAATTTGAAAATGGAAAGCAAATTACGTGTTTAATAATTACATAATTTGCCACTACACTTGTATATATTATAAGGGGGAGCCAAGTCATCTTCATCAATCTATGCTTTGTATTACAGTTTTTAGTTGAGTAGCTACTTTGTTTCTGGGTACTAATACTATCatcactaccaaaaaaaaacatggcTCTTAAGTATAAATTGGGGACTGAAGTAGAAATAAAGTCACCTCCAGAGAAGTACTACAACATCTTTAAGGGCCAAGCATTCCATGTTCCCAACGCCGTTCCTGACCATATACAAGGAGTTGACGTTCATGAAGGTGATTGGGAGACACATGGCTCTGTCAAGATCTGGAAATATACAATGGGTAAGGCTGTACCCTACTATTTTCAGACTTATACTAGACTAAATTCCTTattcttttactttattttacaCTTCACTAGCTCACTAGACTAAATTCCTTATTCTTTTACTTTATTTCACTAGACTAAATTCCTTattcttttactttattttacaCTTCACTAGCTCACAAGCCAGTATTTAAGACTTAAAAACGTGTTGGCATCGGTATGGGAGATTCAACATCATCATCCTTTCCGTTTCAGGGTTGATGTTTTACTTTCTGAATTTgataatgtataatttaaaatttaaataacgtgacattaaatatttctttaaatttgtaatatttattctaAAGCATGAAGTTTATCTATTTCAAATATTTAAGGTGACCATAGTACATTATATGATCGTCAGCTAAGGCTAATAATTGTTGAGTGACTAAAAAAAGTGGCTATGCCCTGCACTAATTGATAATTAAagtgaataattaatataatattatcaaATATATTGACTTGTTTTCACGGGTTAAGCAATTTTCCATCATGTTATATtaaggttaaaaaataaaaactctataCTATAATTTCCAATACCAAACCCAAGATTAAAAAGACAGTACTTATTTCTCGTACTGTTGTGCTACaagatttttatctttattttaccCTAAGGTGCCTCAAAGAATTCTGTATAATACTGGAAGagcttttgtttctttcttgttCCATACAAGGACTTAACTAATCTGCACACTAAAGGAGCTGTTGATGTTTGTCTTCAACATTTCTGTTTTGAATGTTATGGGGTGCATATTTTTCTGAACTTACAAATCTGTGAAACTTTATCAATACTCTCTATCTTTCTCATTGAATGTTTGGTCAATCACTAACTATTTTGTAATATCGGACATGATATTTTTGACAATAATTTTCAGGCATTATAAGCTTGTCTGAtgttcatatattatatattgtgAAGCTGAATTTGATATTCTAATTTTCTTGTGAACAATAGAGGGAAAATCCGACCTAGTTTTCAAAGAGAAGGTTGAATATGATGACGAAAATAGGTCAGCAACCCTTATTGCTATTGATGGAGATGTGATGCAGGAATACAAGTCCTTTAAGGGCACCTATCAGGTTGTTCCCAAGGGTACTGGCAGCTTGGCCAAATTGACTATCGAATATGAGAAACTCAGTGACGATGTGCCCGCTCCAGATAAGTATATCACTCTGATGGTTAATGTCACCAAAGGTATTGATGAGCTCATTGCTAAGGCAAAATAGGAAGGATGTATCTTCTAGTGCTTGTATAATATAAGCATGTGTGTAACCATGTTTTGGTTTCAGATCTCATCTCTTTAATGAAGTACCTATGGTGTGTACTAAAATAATGATGGTTGGTTGTCAATGACCTGTAGGACAATTGGCATGTCTATTGTCTAACCTCCTGTGTGAGGCATGCCAAGGCTATTAAATAAAGTtatggtttgtgtttgtattaaATTGGAATATGGAAATTCAGCAcgaattttcttctctcttctctcttaattttttagTGCTATTTTTAGTTTCTTGGACAGACATCACATAGAAGAATAACAAATCAACAATGACATGTTCTTCTAAAAATATGGAAGCGAATGTAGCGAGATCTTTATGGTTGAAGTGAAGATAACTTTTGAAGCTTGTTAATTAATTGGTCCATCTTGATTCATGAAGGTTACTCCAAAGAGAGAGATTGTTGTGATGTTGTTTAAGATATTGATGCACAGGATACCAAGTCTGAGCTGAGCCAACCACCAAACAAACATACAGAGGAATTTACTAAACAGTTTGCATGAATCTAAGCATgcagaaaataaacaaaatttacaGAAGAGTACTCCCAAACATTTTAGTTCACTGAAAAATACAAAGGACACTAGGAGTCTAGGACTTAATTTCTTACCCAAAACATGCACTAACTTGGGATAGGTCGTGGTCAAATCAGCCTCCTATACTTATACAAATTACAAATGTTACCATATTTTCCtacacaaactttttttttgcttccACATTGTTGACACACCCAAATGCTTTAAGGGACATGCAGGGAATAACCAGTCAATTGTCAATTACCATGTAATGTCCCTACACATAGGAACCTTTCATGGCGGAGTCCATAACCTTGGAAATGCCTAATGACATGTAATTGTAGTTGTATGGCTTTTTTGTTTGGCCTTTTAtgttgcaaaattttcattttatttaaaggctaaatagaaaattaaatcaaatatgaagagtcaaaatgaaaattttaaaagataagaagccaaaacaaaaataacctgATACTTGATGGGTCAAAAGTGTCcagtcaaagaagaaaataaattgatgtAAATAGACAAAGTTAaagcaagaaaaaataattacttGGTTAACCCGTATGTATACTtgcttaaaatttgaaaaattgagTAGGGTCATCTAAGTGTGCTAGCTCattgactttttaaaattttgacgtTGTGCTTATGCATATGATGATTCATTTCTGAATGTACAATTAACTATTCAGTTCCCTTTgttttgccttaatttttatgttgggagattattattattattcttttgaatccAGACTAAGCGGCCAAAGCTTCATTGAAGATAGAAAACTGGGACAAATTACACATAGTCCCTTATTACTAGAGATGTTGAATTTGTATGTTGGGAGATTTGTATGCGGAGACTTGTATGTTGGgagattatttaatttttaatgcaAGCTAAAAGCCAGCAAAAACGTTTGAAATAAACGTTTTTAATGCAAGCTAAAGCCAGCAAAAACATTGAAGCAAGAACTTTATTGAAACTAGTTATAGGACTGTACGTTACAcggttttataaaaaaacttttaaaataaatgtataaataattatatattttaatagatttaataaagataaaaggaaaaaattatcaagtgtaaataattatctcactaaaataaggggtaagatttcttcctaaaagtaaattaaattgataattccaaattgaattttaaattgataatttttaaaaaaaaaaaaagtactaaacaattaataaatctaaaattaatataatcttgataatattatacattaaaattaaagttgataattcaagaatacacatgtagaacatcttgataatttaatgtaacataaaaatcaaataagaaaattgttaaaattaatttattaattctaaccatatttaatcattagttctaagaccctaaccctgagcatataaattagatcaaagctacgaaaattagtttaaacaaaaggcaaccaatacaaaaaacctaatcaatttaataaaaacaaaatacaaaaacaaagaagaagccTAGCTTTAGAAACTTGATAatgtttttgaatgttttgaattcattaattaaaatcacatgaagacaaaaaaaaaaccaataataacactaaagaaaataaacaaaatgaaaataataataataaaagaagaaagaatgcataCCTCATGGGATTTAGGCATTCACATATTGAAATAAGCTTCACTCCAAAAAGGATAtatagggttatatatattggtagagttccatttgaaatataattcatttaaatcttattaaaattaaagatatctaatcaatgtgtttgtttttatcccataaaaattggaattagaAAAAGACCATATGAatagaatgaagaaaaagagagagagagagagagagttgatgCAAAATAacgtaacatataaaaaattaaaaaaaaaaaaaaaaaaaagagagagaaagagaacgtAGTTAATAGCTATAAGGaattttgagatatatatatatatatatatatatatatatatatatatatatatattaaatgtcaTCAAcgtaaaaattatcaaattaatggagatatatactgttttttggaatagatagagattatcaaattattggagATATAGACAGTTTCTTgggatagatttatatta contains these protein-coding regions:
- the LOC126717643 gene encoding MLP-like protein 28, which codes for MALKYKLGTEVEIKSPPEKYYNIFKGQAFHVPNAVPDHIQGVDVHEGDWETHGSVKIWKYTMEGKSDLVFKEKVEYDDENRSATLIAIDGDVMQEYKSFKGTYQVVPKGTGSLAKLTIEYEKLSDDVPAPDKYITLMVNVTKGIDELIAKAK